Sequence from the Panicum virgatum strain AP13 chromosome 5N, P.virgatum_v5, whole genome shotgun sequence genome:
GCAGACGCTAGCCGTTGTTGTAGGGCTTGGACTTGCTCGAAACACCAGCATCCACGACAATGAAAGAGTAGAGAGTCATATGAGCACGTCGTCATCGTGGGCAGTTTTGGTTGTTCTACCCAGTCCTCATGTATGGGTATAGTTGCAGTGAATGGcgacgaggtggaggtggaagtTCTTGTGTCAGCATTGTTGTACATAAGCCATATAAGCGTGTCGTCATTGTAAGTAGTTTCGATTGCTCTGCATTGTCCTCACGTATGGGTATGGTTGTGATGAATAGCGACAAGGTGGGGATGATTCCGGGATGAAACCTCCTGGGTTAGCTTCGCTGTGCACATGTAGACGCTAGCTTCTTCGATTTCTCTTCTATTTTATATTTCATTAAAATTCACATGCTGAGCAAAGTTTCAGTCATAGATCACCTCCCTTCCAATTAGGGTGCGTTTGGTTGAGGAGCGGCGTGGAATGGAGCCGCTTCGTTCGTTGTTTGCTTCACGAGCGTAGGAACGGAGCCATTCCTCGGAGCGAATATTCTCTCTAGATTCGGGATGAACTCGCTCGGCAAAAACGACCGGACGAGTTCGCTCCCGTTCCACGCAGGCTCTTCCCGCTCTTGCTCCCGCCAGCGCCATCCTTTCTCTCCGCGACGAGCTCGGACAGGTGGCACAGCCGGCGCAGATGGAGGCGGAGCGCGGGCCAGGCGGCGCTCGGGCCGACGTGGAGCAGGCTGTGATGGATTTCGGGCCAGACGGAGTTCGGGTCAGGTGGCGCCCGGGCCGGCGTGGAGcaagcggaggcggaggagcagcCGGTGCGCGCGCAGCTCGGCGGCATGGGCGGAGGCGCAGCCGGTGCGCGCGCAGCTCCACGGAGCGGACGGAGCTCGGGGGAAAGCTCGGCAGAGCTATGGCGAGGAAGCTCTAcggtgggagagagaggaaataGAGAGGATTAGGTGACCGACATATGGATCCCACCTACGGTGGTTAACGGGGTGATAACGAATCCATTCTCGTACATCCAACCAAACAAGAAATGTAATGACTCCATTCCTCTAACCAAACACATAGTGTAGAATGGTCTCACTCCTAAAATTAGGAATGGAGCTATTCTGTTCTACTCCGCTCTCTAACCAAACACACTCTTACGTAACGATTAAAAAAGCACCACCACCCCTCTCTCCATCCCACGAGTTTAATTTCCTTACCTCTAGCGCTTTCCCATACTCTTTGAGGGAGCTCGTGAGCTTCGGCCACGGCCGGGCCAACCACATCCGGCTCCCCCACCTCGTCTCCACGTCCACGAAATCGTTCCACGCAGACCACGGGAGAAGCAAAGGAAGTAACGCACGACGCAGATCGCCTACAGTCGCTACTGCGACTGCAAGATAGCGACTGCACGCGATCTGAGTCATCCATTCTCCGGACCAGATTATCGCTACAGTGATAAACATTGCCTTGTGAACAGTGGCGCTACAGTGTTCCACAGTAGTGAAACAGTGACCCCGCTCTGATCCGGCGCGGCCGCTTAAGTTGCAGTCGCTATAGCCTATAGCGACTGCACAGGAACTCGGTCCCGTAACGCATAGCCGGCTCGCTACAGTCAGCGTGCATGACCATGGCACAAGACACCGTCGCGGCGTCCGCTGGTGAAAAACCAGAGTCTAGGCTTTTTGCGTTTGGGTCCTCGGATTGTCTTGTTGGAGGGTGCATGTGCAGGGTAAAGTCAAGCCGTGACATGATGGAGCGTAGTCACCCCAGCAGCCGTCGAGAGACGCACctcctcgaggctccagccgtTCCCCAGCGGTgcgcgggggaggagggagagagagagagatggggcgGGGCTACGCGGTGAAGGGGCGCAAGAAGAAGCGCAAACTCCACGAGGCGGCGGCCTCGGACGCCGGCCCGCCCGCCGAAGAGGCGGAGGAGCTGCCGCTGCCGGAGGAGGCTGGCGGCGAGGACCAGGGGAAGGatgaagaggcggcggcgggagaggaggagaaggagcacGCGGCTGTGGAAGGGCTCCCGATTGTGCCCAGGCCGGTGGACgggaagcggcggctcggcgccatCTTCGTGCTCGAGAAAGCCTGCCTCGAGGTCGGCAAAGTCGGCAAGGTACAGTGGTTAGGCTTCAGCAAGAAATTGCTCTGTTTTATTGTGCTGTTCCACAGCGAATTCGTGCTATCTTTGTTGGGTGATTATGTACTGATCGGGTTCCGTCTTGTGCTTAAATTAGGTGATTTAGTGGAGTAATTGGTTTGCTCAAGCAGTTTTAGTGCTTTTATTAGAAGGGAAAGGGGCAGAAGTGAGATGTGCAGGTAGTTGCGAGGAAAAGCACTGGCTTTGACACCTTCGAGGTCGTGTGGAACTGCATGAAAGAAATCGAGGATATTAGAATATTAGTGGATTAAGTGTATTCCTTATATTAAGAGTGCTTACAGTATTCCCATTTGAGGTGTGGGTTTCTTGACTTTAGGTGTTCGGTCATGATTTTTTGCACAGGACCAATTAATCATTTTCTGATGTTCGCAGGGCTTGTATTATAGTAGGCTCATCACTGTCAATTTTTGGATATAGCTAATGCAATTCTTTCCTCAACAAAAAAGATCATTGCATGGCCATCTTATAGATACCAATGTTAATTTAAACTTAACCGGCCACTTCAATGAACAGTTTTGAACTCTGTGTGATTGATTGTTTACTTCAATCATGTAAAAAGCTTATTCAAACTTCCCTGACTTCTTGATTGTGAACAGATCCACAGCTTCTGCTTCAtttgaaacaaaaagaaaaaagaagaagaaaaaaaattcaaccaTGATATCTGGATGATTTCTTTCCAAACCACTGATTGTCATACATAGATAGCGTTTTTAACAATGCTTTCTTTTTAAACAACTGATTGTCATACATGGAAATTTGACAATTTCTTTTACCATCTTGTGCAGACTATGCAAATCTTGAACTCAGATGATCACGCTAATTATTTGAGGAAGCAGAATCGCAATCCCGCTGACTATAGGCCTGATATCATTCATCAGGtgatgtaatttttttgaaactagTGGCTGTGGATTAAAGCTGTCCACTTTATATTTGATTGTCAAGTCCTTGCTTCTTTAAGAAGTTATGAAGTGCTCCATTGCTTCGTTGCCTTATCTATTCCCATTTTACATTTGTCCTCCTGCCTCCTGTATTTTCTGAAGAGGGGGACAGAGAAGATAGTAAGAACGAGGTGAACCAGCAGGTGGCACGGCTCTCTTTCCTCCTTTCCCATCCTTGCTGGCTCCGGCACCATGGCTGGTGCAGCTCTGCCCACTGCTTCCATCACAATTGGTGGGTCAGATATGCCCCCGCTCAACCGCGAAGGCGGTATCTAGAAGGGACGGTGATGGGGTTCCGTTTCTGTAGGGGGGGAGGGGCAATTCATAGGTGGCGGAGGGGCTTGGGGGCAGCATGCTTGTCGGCTTGTCATTTCTCATGCAGGGTGGTGGTGTCGGGAGAAGAGAGGCGGCAGCGCAGAAGGGAACTCGAGAGGATAGTTACATGAGGTGGGAGGGGAGGGGTTCTTTACTGACTGTTGTCTTGGTTTGGGCTTTAGCTGGCTAGTGGGATCATTAATCGTTGTGGTTATGTCCCATTgataggtttatttttcttttcttctctaatTTATCTGTGAAAGTATGGCGTCCTCCATGCCCACCTTACCGCCTCGCCTCAAGCGCCTGGTGATAAGAACCatgcacacacacaaaaaaaagaaaaggaaatggaCTGATCTGGTAGAGTTGGAATATAGTTGATTGGACCTGCCCAAAAATCATTCCCTGCCTTGAATTTGCttccaaaatattttgcaggcACTACTGGCAATATTTGACAGCCCTTTAACAAAAGCTGGAAGTTTACAGGCTGTTTATGTGAGGACTGAAAAGGGAGTACTGTTTGAAATCAAACCTCATGTCCGCATGCCACGAACATTTAAACGTTTTTGTGGTTTAATGTGTAAGATACTTATAAACTTGTATACCTTGTGATCCTTATGTGTTTGTTTTATTTCCGTAGTGCTGATGTGTGGGCAACTATTTAATATTGCAGCACAATTGTTGCAAAAGCTGAGCATTACAGCAGTTGGGAAGCGTGAAAAGCTTCTTAATGTTGTTAAAAATCCTGTTACCCGTTATCTACCTGTTGGTGCACAAAAAATTGGTGAGAGTTTATATTGTTTATCAAAACATGTTTCCTTATAAGGTATATGCTAATTGATGTTTTTTTAATACTTAGGCCTTTCATTTAGTGCTGAGAAGTCAGTCAACTTGTTTGACTATGTTGCCAAATCCAGTGATGATGAACCCCTTGTGTTTGTGGTGAGTAAAAGCTGTAATATTGATATTAAGCTGAACTGTTTTGATCCCCTAATGTTTGTGCCTAATCCCATGCTGTCTGCATATTGTTCCAGGTTGGTGCCATGGCCCATGGAAAGATCGACAAGGAATACACAGATGATTACATCCAAAGTAAGTACTGATCTCTTGCAACAATAAAACTATTTGATGCTGAGAAGTAAGATCAACTCAGTGGTTAGGGTGACATTCTATATTTGTTAATTAGTTCTACACTTGCCGCATGCACATGTGCAGGTTATTTGTTAATTAGTTTGTACAGCCATGTAATTTTACTGTTTGGGCGATTTTTCAAAAACTTTCTAATTCGAGGAATTTTCTTAGAAAGTTTCAACTCAGCAGCAACTGCCTTAACTTAGTAGCAACTTGGAATTATAGCCAGTTTGATTTGAATAATGATATTATCCCACGTCTAGCTAGTTTGAGCGTGAGCCATTTTGCTGGTTTTTTGTTCAAGACTATACACTTCAATCCTGACACTTCTGGCTAGTTTTTTGTTCTTTTGTTGGTGCTGTACGTGTAAAGGTAGTCATGTAATGCTTGCATTTTTGTGCATCTGTTTTCCTTTCAACCATATTGACAACTTTCCTTGATGGTGCAGTTTGCAACTACCCTCTCAGTGCTGCTTGTTGTTTAAATCGGATATGCAGCGCCCTGGAGCAGAAGTGGAACATCAGATGAATGGAAATTTTGAAACAGACATCTATGTACTCGATGTCGATGGCTAGTGCCCAGTAGTATTGTGTTTTTTCTCCATCCTTCATAGAATTCTTTTGTACACAGAAACTACTATTAACCATCGCACAGTCAATCACAATGATTTTGTATCTTCTGAATCCTATCGTGACTAGCCTGAAGCTCAGATATTTACAGAGCCTGCTTGGTTATGAATCGCTGTGCAGCTTCCTACCGGATGTTGATGATATGCTGTTGCTGTTGAGGTGGCATTGGCTGCAAACCCCCTGCTCCACGAGGTTCTGAAACCGGCGTCTCGTGCACAGCCTGCATTCTCATGAAACTCCACATTGTTAATGAATCTAGAATTTGAATGCAAGCTAAAATGCGCCTGAATCCCACAGACCTGCCGCTGATTGCACCGATGAAGCAATGTGCTAACTGATATCAAGATGATGTAGACAGGTATGACAATTCCAGCCGTTCTGAACATCAGCAGCTGTACCGGCAGAGTGATTTGCACAGTTTCAGGTGTTCAGTTTGCATATAATTTGGGATTAGGAAGACAGCGAGACACGAATGAGATTTCAGTGCCTTACAGTGATTAGCTCCATTGAGCACACTTCATGGCTGCGGAGTATAAGCAAGATTGCGTCACGGAGCACCAACAAAGTCATCAACTGCAGGTGTGTTAAATAGACATGTGCGCCAGTTGGCTGCAGAAGAGTCATCCCAAAGTAGAAATTTGTGCTTTGTGACACTTACAGCAATGGCAAATACTCGGCAATACATGACGCCTTTCGTGTTGGAACTTTGAGAATAAAAGCTTGATGCGCTATCAGCTTGATCCAAGACATGACCGTAACTAGCACCGTGATTTTCTCGTCTTTCTACAGCTCCCCTGTAATGAGGTTAAGTTTAGGACCTTGTGTGATCAGCTTTCAGATCTAAAAAATGCCCATCTTATCATGTAGAGGGGCATCTAGTGGCACCTGAAATTTATTAGGTGCCTTCCATTCCGAAACAACTTCAAAGGAGCAGTGTAGTTTGGTGTCAATTGCTGTGGCATCAAGAGCAGAAACAACAAATCAGCCAACAGTCATGTCCTGTCATTCAGCACCGTAGACTGAAAGCTGACACTTTCTTCTTAAGTGAAAAGAAAACCTGAATTGTATTATGAAAAGAAAAGGGCCatctacccgcaaaaaaaaagggcCATCTGAAATATACCCAGCTGCTTCTTTTCATGTAGTTTTTTTAAGACTGGTTAAGTTGTGATAAGGAAGTTTGGGAATGAGTCACCTGCAAGCATATCTCACATATGGTGTCTCCCTTCTCGTTGCACCACCGCTGGACGCATCTGTGGTGAGCGTACTGCAGCCAGCAACAAACTAATTCAAGTAAGACTCCCGTTCCTCAGGGCAGTACAAAGATCTGGTGCGCATGCATGATGATGGAAAAATGATGGAAGAAAATAATCGAGTCTGGATTTTGCCGGAGATCAGAAGGCAATTGTGGCATCTATTCGGAGGTACAATTTGGTTACGATTAGTCAGTAAATGATAACACAAGACATCCCTCTGATTGCATCTTGTTAGAGATGAAAAGAAAATTTGATGCAGCTAGCAATTTGCTAGGACTTAAGAAAATACTATCAAAGAGTGCAATATTCCATGAATGGGCATGGAGCTATGAATTTCGAACAGGTACTGCATATGTTGGCGGGTTATTCTTTTCAGCATCGATCAAGGCTAGTTTCTTtgtatttcctttttctttttaagcGATCATTTCAGCAGCCTCTTACACACTAGTCATGAAAACCACGAACTTCATGAGAGCCAAGGATCAAACTGGAACACCGAAATGAGAAGCAGAGGAAATTAAGCTTGCCTTCAAGCTGCCCTTGCAGGAGCAGGGGGTCTCCATGTACGCCTCGTCACCTTCCTCCTGGCAGATTCtgcactccaccatgacacCACTCTTGGCCTTGCCCACGCCCAGCTGAGCATCTTGAGGAACGACGGAGGCATCGGTCCGATCGTCGCCGGCCGTCGTAGAAggctcggcgccggcgagcgactCGTGAATGGCGGACCGGAGCGTCGACTCCGTGAGCAGCCGGCCCGTCATCAGCGCGAAGTGGTCCGCCATCCTCGAGGCTGCTTCCGGAGATGCCGGAGACCGGATCAACGCGAAGCCGTGGTcggcatgcggcggcggcgatcgctGGCACGCTGCCGAAACAGAGTTTCCTCAGAGTTCAGAACAAGCACCGCCAAACCAAACACATATCTGAACCAGGCGGCAACGCCAATCACCATCTCCCGATACGATTCACGGGAAAAATTATGTTACTATCCACGAACACGGGAGCACAAGCATGGCACGAGACAACTGAAAAGGGTCTCCTTTTGACCGTCTTTCTGGCTGAACTCTCTCGCTCGTGGTAGAAAGGGAGAACAAAGAGGCATGGAGGTGGTGTGGTGTGAAAAGGCTACCTGCGTCCTGGGCAAACGGCAAAGGGGGGCTCGCCGAGGCAGAGAGAAAAAGGCGCGAGCTTTTCACGGCACGGGGCGCGTTATACTAGCGCGCATCGCGTATGTCCCTGGCCGCCCCTCACGGATCCTGCTGGGCGCTGGCTTTCTCCGCGGataggggaggaggaaggaaaggCAAGGATGCGATGCaaaggccacggcgagggcgagggagcAGGAGCCAGGAGCAGGGGGAGGAAGCAAGGAAGAGAGCAGCTGAGCGAGCCTGAGCAGAGCAGCAGGGGCAGCGGCGACGAGACGACAAGgcaaggcgaggaggaggcggcttgCGAGGCGGGACTAGGATATCTGAATTCCCAAACACCCAGGGTGATCTGGGGAGAGAAGCAAGCAAGCGCACGAGGTGGCGGCATCCTACTGGTCCCTCTCGGCATTCGGCCCTTCCTTGCTCCCGGAAACAATCTTGATTCCGACGCTGCCTCACGATTCGCGCCAAGGAATCACGGTGGCCCCTCCCGTGACCGGTTGATGGATGGGGACGGCGGTGTCAGATTCTAGAACCGTGCGGTCAAAGACGCAAGTGAAAATCCATGAGCATGAACCAGACACTTGTGAAACGGAGAGGCACTTGTTCATCTGTTGGATCAAGGCCATGACGAAGGCTTGATGATGATCCACAACGTACGTGGCATGGCAGTTGACACAACTGTACGACTCAACTCTGATGTATGGACTCAATGGCCACCTCTCCTCTTCTGTTTCCTCGGAATCAAGAACAGAATCGTAAGTGGCAGCTGTAGTCAGTGACTCAGTGGCGGATCTACATGGGGCTAGAGGGGCTGAAACCTCCCCTACTAGCTGTCATCTCCATTAGAACAAGAGGAGCTAAAGATGAAGAAAATgaagggagaaaaa
This genomic interval carries:
- the LOC120675391 gene encoding uncharacterized protein LOC120675391, whose protein sequence is MADHFALMTGRLLTESTLRSAIHESLAGAEPSTTAGDDRTDASVVPQDAQLGVGKAKSGVMVECRICQEEGDEAYMETPCSCKGSLKYAHHRCVQRWCNEKGDTICEICLQQLTPNYTAPLKLFRNGRHLINFRGAVERRENHGASYGHVLDQADSASSFYSQSSNTKGVMYCRVFAIALMTLLVLRDAILLILRSHEVCSMELITLLMFRTAGIVIPVYIILISVSTLLHRCNQRQAVHETPVSEPRGAGGLQPMPPQQQQHIINIR
- the LOC120675388 gene encoding ribosomal RNA small subunit methyltransferase nep-1-like; this encodes MGRGYAVKGRKKKRKLHEAAASDAGPPAEEAEELPLPEEAGGEDQGKDEEAAAGEEEKEHAAVEGLPIVPRPVDGKRRLGAIFVLEKACLEVGKVGKTMQILNSDDHANYLRKQNRNPADYRPDIIHQALLAIFDSPLTKAGSLQAVYVRTEKGVLFEIKPHVRMPRTFKRFCGLMSQLLQKLSITAVGKREKLLNVVKNPVTRYLPVGAQKIGLSFSAEKSVNLFDYVAKSSDDEPLVFVVGAMAHGKIDKEYTDDYIQICNYPLSAACCLNRICSALEQKWNIR